GGGACTAACCCCCCCATCTCCACTACCCGCTGCCCTGCCACCACCACCTATACCAAGTGAGGCCTGCTCAGAGCCCAGGGTTCCCTGAGGACAAAGCCTGGTCTTTGTCACCTGGACCTGACCCAGACTGACCTGGTGTTCTCAGCTCCTTATCATGTCCCCAGAGCTATGGGAACCAAGCAGTGACGCACTGGGCCATGGGCTAACCCCCTGGCTCGAATTCTGGGGCCTCGAGTAACCTAGAGCTGGGGACAGGTGGCCTGCATCCCCTGAGGGTAATGATTTGGCATAAGCACCTGCAGGAGATGGGGATGTGGGGTCAACTCAGGTCCCTCCAAGGACACTGAGAAAAGGTCCAAATGCTCTGGAGAGAGAGGTGTGTTTCTGAGCCCAGGAATGGGGCGGCTGCGTCCTAGGGAGCTAGGGAGCTTGGGGAGAGGCCACATCTTAATGGAAAGTGCTCCTACCCAGAGAAGCTGACCCTTGTCTCCCTACCCACCTCCACACCCTAGAGCTATATTGAGAGGTGACAGTAAACTGGTGGGAGGGGGGCTGGGAGAGTGTTCCTGGGTGTGAGGGTGGGGGGAAAGCCAGAGCAGGGGAGTCTGGCTTTGTTTCCTGAACACAATGTCCACTCTTAGTCATAACAGGAACAGCCTGCTGAAGCCCTGACACCTACAGCCTCTGAGAGGTGGCAGCATTGGAGGATGGGGAGCAAAGCCTTGAGGACCTGGGGTGCTTGAGGACACCCACAAAGAAGGGCATGTGAGTATTAGCCCTGGAGGGCTTGGAAGGGGGCACCAAAGTTCtgcctggggagggggcaggagacAGAGCCCCACCCCCATGGAATGCGGAGCCTGGGGACTAGCTGGTGTAAATCCCCAGGCCTGCCAGGCACCTGCACCCTCTGGCAGCCCGGAGAGGCAGAAGGGGGcagccccccacccacccccctcctccctcaggcCCTGGGATTAACACCATCTGcttctgcccaccccaccccaggagtGGAGAGTGGCAGGGGAGGGCAAAAGCCTATGTGTGCAAATGTGGATGTGCAAATGTGTGCATCTGTGTAcacaaaagaaagtagaaaagaaatcTGCAAACATGAGTGGGTAAGTGTGAAAAATCTGCACGTGTGGCTGAAGATGGGCACAGACACAGTCAAGTCTACACGTGAGAGAGCTGAACCGGGGTTCTGTGTGAAAATCTGCCTGAGGCGGCAGGGGAGAATCCCTTCCATTGTTTGAGCAGGTTGGATGATGGCCACTTTATCAGGAGCATCAGGGAAGGGGTGGGGACTCCAGATGTGTCCCCAAACCAGGGTGGCCTCAAGACCTCGGGAGAACACTTGTCTGGAGACTTGGGGAATAGAAGGAGACCAGGCATGGCACTTGTGCAGACTGAGGCCAGGACAGAAGTTCCTGACAAAAGAAAACTGAGCCGTGGAAGTGGACAGGAGGTCCCTTCCCTGGGCACCATACTCCAGCTTTTAGCCCCTAGCACTGGGGACTCCAGTTCCAAGAGCAGGAAGATGCTCCCAGCCTGGGGCTGTGTGAGGGCAGGTCAGAGTGGGAAGGAGAGGCTGGGGAACAGGGGAGAAAAGCCCGTGGTTGGGAGGGAGAGGACAGGCATTTGGCCTGCAGGAGAAGGTGACCCTCACCCATGTGTTCAATTCACCCTTCAGGTTAAAAATAACTGAGGTAAGGGCCATGGTGGGGTGGGAGAGGCGGTGCGAGAAGGTCCTGTCTTCCCACTATCTGCTCATCAGCCCTTTGGAGGGGAGGAATGTGCCTAAGGACTAAAAAAAGGCCATGGagccagagaggctgaggcagcagaccTTTCATGGGCAAATCTGGGGGCCCTGCTGTCCTCCTGTCACCTCCAGAGCCAAAGGATCAAAGGAGGAGGAGCCAGGAGGGAAGAGTGGTGGGAGGGAGGGTCCCTCCGGAAGGACTCCAAATTTAGACAGGGGGTGGGGGAAATGAGATATAAAGGAACTGGAGCTTTGAGGACAGACAGAGACTCCTCCGGCCCAGGTAAGAGGAGGTTTGGGGTGGGATACCCTGAAGCCCGTCCACAGATCCCCCACCGTGAGGGACCCCCTTCACCAGGAGTGGGGTGCAGATCAGTTGGAGGCCTAAGGGCTCTGTTAAAACTGCCTATCTCCAGGCCCAGGGAAGTTCCCCCTGACACAAGGAAGTTCCACAGGAAACccagaaacctcttttcttctctgactctccatttctttctctgcatCATTCTGTGTCTCCTACATGTTGTCCCCATCTTtcatcttccttcctccttcaggTGGCTTCCTTCCCTTGATCCTGGTTTTATCTTGCCTCTTGGTCTTCATCGACACTTGTCACAATCAtgcttctttgtctctctcccttGCCCTTCCTTCTTGGCACATGTCCTCACATCCCTGCCTCTCTGCTTCTAACCCTGTTTCCACACCCGGTCCCTCACACTACTACTGACTCGCCGCCctttcttttctgcctctgcgtctttctctttctgactcCCTGGTCTGTCCTGCCTGTCTGTGCTCCAGGGCTGCCTCCATCCCCGGGTGGCCTGCCTCTGTTGTTCTTCACTCTCCTCATCTGTTCTCTCTGCCCGGTGCTACCTCTGTGGTTCCTCGCTCCACCCACGGTTCAGATTCTTCAGGATTCTCCGTGAAGGGATAACCAGGTGAGAACTGCCCCCATTTTCTCTGCAGAGAGCAGGGCACGCTTCTCCTGAGAGCCAGATTGCTGCACCAGGGCTCTGCTGTCCCACACACTCAGCATCACCCCTCAGCAAACTCCAGCCAATGCCACCCCAGGCAAACCCCTTACAGAGATTGTCCTCCAGCATCACCTCAGAGAGCAAGAGAAGCAGAGCCCTGAGTCAGAGAGGGTGCAATAGCAGGTGCCTCTCCCAGGGTGGAGGAGAGGAGCGGGTGCAGGGAGGGGGGCTGCAGAGGACAAAGTCATTCGCTGGAGCCTGGGCCCCCTCAGGAGTAACACAGCCCTCCTGTCTCTGACCCAGAGGAGCGCCAAGATGACTGATGCCCAGATGGCTGACTTTGGGGCAGCGGCCCAGTACCTCCGCAAGTCAGAGAAGGAGCGTCTAGAGGCCCAGACCCGGCCCTTTGACATTCGCACTGAGTGCTTCGTGCCAGACGACAAGGAAGAGTTTGTCAAAGCCAAGATTGTGTCCCGGGAGGGGGGCAAGGTCACTGCTGAAACCGAGAATGGGAAGGTGAGTGGGGCATGGCTCCAGGGCAGAAGGGAAGGAGGTCTGGGGAAGAAGATGCAGAGGTGGAGCCACTCGCAGTGGGAGCTGAGAGGGCTGGAGAAAAACCAAGGCCAGTGGGGATGCCAGGACATGCTCCTTTGAGGAGCCCAGAATCTGATCCCTCTCAAATTGACCTAAGCAGGTGCAACAGGTGCCACCCAGGGCCATGTGCCCCTTGCCAGAGAGGATGCTGAGGGAGAAGGACCTCAGTGTTTGTCTCAGAGGGGTCTTGTAGATAAAGAGGGCACAAACAACATTAAATGATGCCCCTTCTTGTACGTGTATCTctcttccctgtgcctcagtttcctccatgGGTCCACTTTCTTAAATTCTGTTCACCCAGATCAAGAGTAAATTCTTAGACCCAGATGAACACAAAGATCAGAAACTTTTGAGCTGAGCACTCCATCCTTGACTGGCACTCAGAAGCTGCTGGTCCCTGGTTTGCTCATGCCAGCCAAGAGAATCACCCCTGGTTACCAGCTGTGGCTCAGGGCTTGTGTCTCATGAACTTGTTGACTGAATGTTACAACCCATTAAAGTGTAGAATAACAGGCCACAATCCCCTAGGGCTTTTGACTctgatcccagctctgccacccgCTAGTCACTGTGCAGGCAAATCATTTAGTCATTTAGAGCCACGGATTTCTCCACTATAAAAAATGCTGGAATACCTATTGGCAGGATCTGGTGACATCAGAGCATGGCAAACTGCTGCTAATCAAACCACACCAACAGTGATGGATGGGGAGTGTGGAGTAGATGAATGAACTGCTTTTCCAGCAGGGGTGAAGGTTTGCCCTGAGCAACAGATACCCTAGAGCACTGCCCGCGGGAGACAGCCTTGGGGTCAGCATAAGGTGTGCACAGATCTGAGAGCTGCCAGTCTCCAGGTCTGCCCCAAGATCCTTGGAACATAGGGATTGAAGAGGGATGGTCATGGGCACAGCTGTCCCCAGGATGGTCTGggcatcaggcaagagaaaggtaTCCTAGGACAGTCTCTAGGATGGGAGATACAGTGGGAAGGGACATTATCTGGGGAAAGTGTCCCGGGGGACATAAAGGGTAGGGGCTGGGGCACTGGTTAGAGCAAGGGGAGCAAGGCTGTGTCCTGGGAGGAGGTCAGTGGGCAATGCTGGCAAGGGTCCCGGAGGGAGTGTGGTCACCCATCCTCCTGCCTATGTGCGCCCTCCAGACGGTGACTGTGAAGGAGGACCAGGTGTTGCAGCAGAACCCACCCAAGTTCGATAAGATCGAGGACATGGCCATGCTGACCTTCCTGCACGAGCCCGCAGTGCTTTTCAACCTCAAAGAGCGCTACGCAGCCTGGATGATATATGTGAGTGGCTCCTGCACACTGCAGAGACTTCCTGTCCCGCATGGAGGCCAAAATAAGCCAGGGAGGCTCTCCCAAGGAAAGGGGGAGGACTCTCCCAAGGGACCCAAGTCCCCTTCCCCGTTCCATCCCTAGTCAGTCACAGGAGGAGTAGAGCCAGCTGAAGTGAACAGGGACTTGCCTGGCTGCCACCACCGCCTGTCCCAGGTTCTCCCCACCAACCTCATGACCAGCCTTGTCTCCTGCTCCAGACCTACTCGGGCCTCTTCTGTGTCACCGTCAACCCCTACAAGTGGCTGCCGGTGTACAATGCTGAGGTGGTGGCCGCCTACAGGGGCAAGAAGAGGAGTGAGGCCCCGCCCCACATCTTCTCCATCTCTGACAACGCCTATCAGTACATGCTGACGGGTGAGCCTGGTGGCCCCTGGCCTCTGCCCCTCCTCCCGGACACCCACCCAGACCCTCAGGCCTCACCCCATTgcttctcctcttttttcttccagATCGGGAGAACCAGTCCATCCTCATCACGTGAGCTAGTGCCATCCTCCCACAGAAGGGACTGGGCTGGGGGCATACAGGCTGATGCCTGGGGTGTAGCTGGGAGGAGAGGTTTAAGGCTGGAATTGCAGGGAGCATGGGACACTGAGCTCTCATTAGAGGGGTGCCAGAGCAATGAACCATGACAGGCATATCCTGCCGAGTGCTGGGCTCTGATGGCCAGGCTGGGAAGGGAAGCATGCTGTATCGAGAACAGTAGGAATTCTGAGTTTTGATTGGTTCCTGTGGCCCCCAGGGGAGAATCCGGGGCGGGGAAGACTGTGAACACCAAGCGTGTCATCCAGTACTTTGCCAGCATTGCAGCCATAGGTGACCGTGGCAAGAAGGACAATGCCAATGCGAACAAGGTGCCATGGGGGCCACAGGCTCGGCAGAACAGGGGTTGGGGGGCAGGCTGACCCGAGTTACCTGTGACATGGTGGGGACAGCCACACTGAGCTAGGCTTCTGATGGTCAGCCCAGTGTGGAAGACCTTCCTGAGAGGAGACACTCACCCTGAGGTCTGGGTAGGATCCTACGGAGTTGCAGACCCACCAGAGGTTCACCCGGCCCCCCACCTCCATTCCTCAGGGCCAAGGCAGCCTCCCTGCCTTCTCACCACTGCCTGGAGGTGGATGGAGGATGAACCCTTGTGGTTCTGCTCCTTTCATAGGGCACCCTGGAGGACCAGATCATCCAGGCCAACCCCGCTCTGGAGGCCTTCGGCAACGCCAAGACTGTCCGGAACGACAACTCCTCCCGCTTCGTGAGTGCCTTTGACCACTCCCAATGGCCTCATCCATCCTTGACAAGAAAAAGGGGGTGCTGTTTTGCCACACCCAGTTGACTGTACTGTATCTGGCTTTGGGATATCAACATGCACATGTTGGTGGGAAGACAGCTTAGGCTTTGAAGCCGAAGGCCTGACTTTCCACTTGCTCAGCAAGTCCTCACACCTCTCTGAGCCCTAGTTCCTTCACCTGTGAAACAGGGGGACTAATATCCACCCTGCAGATTACTGGGAGGATTAGGTGAGATCATATGAGGGGTACGAGCAGGTGGCATTCCATGTGCATTCCCCTCTGGGCCGAGGTTCCAACTAGGAGGTCCCTGCACATTGTGTGAGGGTGGCATCCTCTGCCCAGCTTCACTTATACTCAACTGAAACACCAAAGAGGTTGTTTACATTTCCAGAACCATCCAGGACTTCTGGGCTGAATAGAGGTCCAGGATTTCATTCTGTCCTTCCCACCAGTTCCCTCACTCTGTCCCATTCGTCCCCCAGGGGAAATTCATTAGGATCCACTTTGGGGCCACTGGAAAGCTGGCTTCTGCGGACATAGAGACCTGTGAGTACCAGCAGGGAGGCTGCCACCCTCCAGGTCcccctctgccttctctccctgcCTGGTGGCCAGTCTCATCATTCCTGCCATCTTCTGTCTTTGTCTGCATTTGCCTCTGGGCTTTAGGATCCTTTTTGTTTAAGCCACATCTTCTCGCCTGTGGGTAACCCCTGCCCCCCATGGCCACCTTCTTCTGGCTctactctctttccttcctcacctGCCTTCTTcccctctgcccacctcagacctGCTGGAGAAGTCCCGGGTGATCTTCCAGCTGAAAGCTGAGAGAAACTACCACATCTTCTACCAGATTCTGTCCAACAAGAAGCCGGAGTTGCTGGGTGAGCCTGCCTGCCACCCCCCACCCACTGCTGTCCCTGCTGCCCTCCCCAAAGCCAGCTGTGTGCAGGGCAGGGCCCTCCTGCTCCCCACTGTGCCCCCATCTTGCGGCtcacttccctcctccctctgctcacTCCGCCAGCTCTGTCTCCCTTCCCGCCCAAGATCACCTGGATCTCCTCTCGCCTCCCTGTGCAGTCACACACCTCACTCCTTCTCCACCCTTCTCTCCACTCCTCCCTCAGCTTGTTTTTTGCCTTCTCTTTATTTGCCTCCCTATCTCCCATGTGTCACTCCCCTGCTACCCTCCCTCCTCCTTGTTATTGGAGCCCCTGCCAGGGCCCCTCTTCTACCCTTTCACTTCCTCTGGGTTCACTCTTGGTCCTTGCtgacttctcttctctccctgctccctGTCCTCCCCTCCTCCATTCTCCCCATCCCTTACCCCTCcttgccccctccctcccttccccaactCTCCCTGCCTCTTCCCTGCCCTCCGCCTGCCCCTTTGCCCCTGCCCCGCCCCTTGCCTGGTGCAGACATGCTGCTGGTCACCAACAACCCCTACGACTACGCTTTCGTGTCTCAGGGAGAGGTGTCTGTGGCCTCCATCGATGACTCCGAGGAGCTCATGGCCACCGATGTGAGTGAGGGGGCTGCTGCGGCCGTTCAAGGGCCCCCAGGAGCTCCTGGGGCCACCACTCCAACTCCTCTCTTTGCTTCTCGCTCTGTCCCAGAGTGCCTTTGACGTGCTGGGCTTCACTTCAGAGGAGAAAGCTGGCGTCTACAAGCTGACGGGAGCCATCATGCACTACGGGAACATGAAGTTCAAGCAGAAGCAGCGGGAGGAGCAGGCGGAGCCAGACGGCACTGAAggtgggaggggcaggcaggCAGCACTGGGAAGGCCGGAGGTGCTGACCAGGCTCTCCGAAGGACTCAGATCCTAGAGAATCTGAGGCTTGTGGGGCAGCGGGGTGTGTTGAGGGATGGTGAGGGACAGGGACGTGGGAGAGGTGGGCAGACAGAAAGTCCACCACAATCCCACCAATTCCTCAACTTCCTGCACTCACCAGAACTGAGGTGGGGATTTTTCCTCTGTGCCCAAGACTCGCCCAGCCCCAGGAAGTACAGCCCCTGAGCTCTGCACATCACCATCACTAATGCAGGGCCTTtgctcctcagcccttgggtaaGCCCCTGGTGGGCTCATACCATGTTCTATTTGGGAAGCAGAGGGCCAGGGGTCAGGACACAGCCCAGGGCATTGGTGCATCAGTTTCCTCCTCAGTGAAATGAATCAACGATCTTTACTTACTCCTCTGGTGGCTACTGTGAGGTCCTTTGAGAAAATGTGAAGGTGCAAACAGTGTTAGACAGGTGCCCAAGAACATTCCTTCCTACCTTCAGGGACCCGTCTCCAAGTCTGCCCAGATCAAAATGTCAACCTGAGGTTCATGATAACATACCAACAGTTATTACAACATTCTTGAAATTACACCAAATAACTCCTCTAAATAGAGAAATCCCCATGTTAGGTGGCACATTTGgaaggctgggggtgggagtgtgGTGCTGTCTGATATACTCTTGGAGGTCTTGATCTCCCACCAAATCTCCCAGATTTGGTGACATGTGGATGGAGAGGACAGCATGGCCAGTCCAGGGCTAAACATTGGGGTAGAGAACGAAGGAGATAGGGAGCAGAGGACATCTAGCCCCTCAGCCACATCCCTGCCCTGGAGAGGTGAGGGACACAGTGAAGGTGGGGATATGCCCACAGCAGTGCTTGCGAAAGACCTGGCCCAGAGATGCCAGagatgtagagagagagagagctgagaAGAGCCAGTTGTGGCAAGAGACCATGGGCTGGATAAGGGGGCCTGGGCTCCAGCCTGACTCAGGCACACATTGGTTGAGCGACCACGGCAAGCTCTGTGCTCTCCCAGGCCttgatttcttcctctttaaGGAGAAGAAATTGGACCTGATGCTTCCTAAAGTCTTGGCCCCAGGACAGAGAAGGAGGCTCACTCATTGAAAATGCtcactcaggccaggtgcagtggctcacatctataatcccagcacttttcgaggccaaaggtgggcagatcacttgaggtcaggagtttgagaccagcctgggcaacatggcgaaactctgtctctactaccaatacaaaaattagcctggcatggtggctcacatctgtagtcccagctactcgggaggctgaggcaggagaattgcttgaacccaggaggtggaggctgttgtgagccaagatcgtgccactgcactccagcctgagtgacagggcaagattctatcttaaaaaagaaaagaaaagaaaagaaaagaaaagaaagaaagaaaagaNNNNNNNNNNNNNNNNNNNNNNNNNNNNNNNNNNNNNNNNNNNNNNNNNNNNNNNNNNNNNNNNNNNNNNNNNNNNNNNNNNNNNNNNNNNNNNNNNNNNNNNNNNNNNNNNNNNNNNNNNNNNNNNNNNNNNNNNNNNNNNNNNNNNNNNNNNNNNNNNNNNNNNNNNNNNNNNNNNNNNNNNNNNNNNNNNNNNNNNNNNNNNNNNNNNNNNNNNNNNNNNNNNNNNNNNNNNNNNNNNNNNNNNNNNNNNNNNNNNNNNNNNNNNNNNNNNNNNNNNNNNNNNNNNNNNNNNNNNNNNNNNNNNNNNNNNNNNNNNNNNNNNNNNNNNNNNNNNNNNNNNNNNNNNNNNNNNNNNNNNNNNNNNNNNNNNNNNNNNNNNNNNNNNNNNNNNNNNNNNNNNNNNNNNNNNNNNNNNNNNNNNNNNNNNNNNNNNNNNNNNNNNNNNNNNNNNNNNNNNNNNNNNNNNNNNNNNNNNNNNNNNNNNNNNNNNNNNNNNNNNNNNNNNNNNNNNNNNNNNNNNNNNNNNNNNNNNNNNNNNNNNNNNNNNNNNNNNNNNNNNNNNNNNNNNNNNNNNNNNNNNNNNNNNNNNNNNNNNNNNNNNNNNNNNNNNNNNNNNNNNNNNNNNNNNNNNNNNNNNNNNNNNNNNNNNNNNNNNNNNNNNNNNNNNNNNNNNNNNNNNNNNNNNNNNNNNNNNNNNNNNNNNNNNNNNNNNNNNNNNNNNNNNNNNNNNNNNNNNNNNNNNNNNNNNNNNNNNNNNNNNNNNNNNNNNNNNNNNNNNNNNNNNNNNNNNNNNNNNNNNNNNNNNNNNNNNNNNNNNNNNNNNNNNNNNNNNNNNNNNNNNNNNNNNNNNNNNNNNNNNNNNNNNNNNNNNNNNNNNNNNNNNNNNNNNNNNNNNNNNNNNNNNNNNNNNNNNNNNNNNNNNNNNNNNNNNNNNNNNNNNNNNNNNNNNNNNNNNNNNNNNNNNNNNNNNNNNNNNNNNNNNNNNNNNNNNNNNNNNNNNNNNNNNNNNNNNNNNNNNNNNNNNNNNNNNNNNNNNNNNNNNNNNNNNNNNNNNNNNNNNNNNNNNNNNNNNNNNNNNNNNNNNNNNNNNNNNNNNNNNNNNNNNNNNNNNNNNNNNNNNNNNNNNNNNNNNNNNNNNNNNNNNNNNNNNNNNNNNNNNNNNNNNNNNNNNNNNNNNNNNNNNNNNNNNNNNNNNNNNNNNNNNNNNNNNNNNNNNNNNNNNNNNNNNNNNNNNNNNNNNNNNNNNNNNNNNNNNNNNNNNNNNNNNNNNNNNNNNNNNNNNNNNNNNNNNNNNNNNNNNNNNNNNNNNNNNNNNNNNNNNNNNNNNNNNNNNNNNNNNNNNNNNNNNNNNNNNNNNNNNNNNNNNNNNNNNNNNNNNNNNNNNNNNNNNNNNNNNNNNNNNNNNNNNNNNNNNNNNNNNNNNNNNNNNNNNNNNNNNNNNNNNNNNNNNNNNNNNNNNNNNNNNNNNNNNNNNNNNNNNNNNNNNNNNNNNNNNNNNNNNNNNNNNNNNNNNNNNNNNNNNNNNNNNNNNNNNNNNNNNNNNNNNNNNNNNNNNNNNNNNNNNNNNNNNNNNNNNNNNNNNNNNNNNNNNNNNNNNNNNNNNNNNNNNNNNNNNNNNNNNNNNNNNNNNNNNNNNNNNNNNNNNNNNNNNNNNNNNNNNNNNNNNNNNNNNNNNNNNNNNNNNNNNNNNNNNNNNNNNNNNNNNNNNNNNNNNNNNNNNNNNNNNNNNNNNNNNNNNNNNNNNNNNNNNNNNNNNNNNNNNNNNNNNNNNNNNNNNNNNNNNNNNNNNNNNNNNNNNNNNNNNNNNNNNNNNNNNNNNNNNNNNNNNNNNNNNNNNNNNNNNNNNNNNNNNNNNNNNNNNNNNNNNNNNNNNNNNNNNNNNNNNNNNNNNNNNNNNNNNNNNNNNNNNNNNNNNNNNNNNNNNNNNNNNNNNNNNNNNNNNNNNNNNNNNNNNNNNNNNNNNNNNNNNNNNNNNNNNNNNNNNNNNNNNNNNNNNNNNNNNNNNNNNNNNNNNNNNNNNNNNNNNNNNNNNNNNNNNNNNNNNNNNNNNNNNNNNNNNNNNNNNNNNNNNNNNNNNNNNNNNNNNNNNNNNNNNNNNNNNNNNNNNNNNNNNNNNNNNNNNNNNNNNNNNNNNNNNNNNNNNNNNNNNNNNNNNNNNNNNNNNNNNNNNNNNNNNNNNNNNNNNNNNNNNNNNNNNNNNNNNNNNNNNNNNNNNNNNNNNNNNNNNNNNNNNNNNNNNNNNNNNNNNNNNNNNNNNNNNNNNNNNNNNNNNNNNNNNNNNNNNNNNNNNNNNNNNNNNNNNNNNNNNNNNNNNNNNNNNNNNNNNNNNNNNNNNNNNNNNNNNNNNNNNNNNNNNNNNNNNNNNNNNNNNNNNNNNNNNNNNNNNNNNNNNNNNNNNNNNNNNNNNNNNNNNNNNNNNNNNNNNNNNNNNNNNNNNNNNNNNNNNNNNNNNNNNNNNNNNNNNNNNNNNNNNNNNNNNNNNNNNNNNNNNNNNNNNNNNNNNNNNNNNNNNNNNNNNNNNNNNNNNNNNNNNNNNNNNNNNNNNNNNNNNNNNNNNNNNNNNNNNNNNNNNNNNNNNNNNNNNNNNNNNNNNNNNNNNNNNNNNNNNNNNNNNNNNNNNNNNNNNNNNNNNNNNNNNNNNNNNNNNNNNNNNNNNNNNNNNNNNNNNNNNNNNNNNNNNNNNNNNNNNNNNNNNNNNNNNNNNNNNNNNNNNNNNNNNNNNNNNNNNNNNNNNNNNNNNNNNNNNNNNNNNNNNNNNNNNNNNNNNNNNNNNNNNNNNNNNNNNNNNNNNNNNNNNNNNNNNNNNNNNNNNNNNNNNNNNNNNNNNNNNNNNNNNNNNNNNNNNNNNNNNNNNNNNNNNNNNNNNNNNNNNNNNNNNNNNNNNNNNNNNNNNNNNNNNNNNNNNNNNNNNNNNNNNNNNNNNNNNNNNNNNNNNNNNNNNNNNNNNNNNNNNNNNNNNNNNNNNNNNNNNNNNNNNNNNNNNNNNNNNNNNNNNNNNNNNNNNNNNNNNNNNNNNNNNNNNNNNNNNNNNNNNNNNNNNNNNNNNNNNNNNNNNNNNNNNNNNNNNNNNNNNNNNNNNNNNNNNNNNNNNNNNNNNNNNNNNNNNNNNNNNNNNNNNNNNNNNNNNNNNNNNNNNNNNNNNNNNNNNNNNNNNNNNNNNNNNNNNNNNNNNNNNNNNNNNNNNNNNNNNNNNNNNNNNNNNNNNNNNNNNNNNNNNNNNNNNNNNNNNNNNNNNNNNNNNNNNNNNNNNNNNNNNNNNNNNNNNNNNNNNNNNNNNNNNNNNNNNNNNNNNNNNNNNNNNNNNNNNNNNNNNNNNNNNNNNNNNNNNNNNNNNNNNNNNNNNNNNNNNNNNNNNNNNNNNNNNNNNNNNNNNNNNNNNNNNNNNNNNNNNNNNNNNNNNNNNNNNNNNNNNNNNNNNNNNNNNNNNNNNNNNNNNNNNNNNNNNNNNNNNNNNNNNNNNNNNNNNNNNNNNNNNNNNNNNNNNNNNNNNNNNNNNNNNNNNNNNNNNNNNNNNNNNNNNNNNNNNNNNNNNNNNNNNNNNNNNNNNNNNNNNNNNNNNNNNNNNNNNNNNNNNNNNNNNNNNNNNNNNNNNNNNNNNNNNNNNNNNNNNNNNNNNNNNNNNNNNNNNNNNNNNNNNNNNNNNNNNNNNNNNNNNNNNNNNNNNNNNNNNNNNNNNNNNNNNNNNNNNNNNNNNNNNNNNNNNNNNNNNNNNNNNNNNNNNNNNNNNNNNNNNNNNNNNNNNNNNNNNNNNNNNNNNNNNNNNNNNNNNNNNNNNNNNNNNNNNNNNNNNNNNNNNNNNNNNNNNNNNNNNNNNNNNNNNNNNNNNNNNNNNNNNNNNNNNNNNNNNNNNNNNNNNNNNNNNNNNNNNNNNNNNNNNNNNNNNNNNNNNNNNNNNNNNNNNNNNNNNNNNNNNNNNNNNNNNNNNNNNNNNNNNNNNNNNNNNNNNNNNNNNNNNNNNNNNNNNNNNNNNNNNNNNNNNNNNNNNNNNNNNNNNNNNNNNNNNNNNNNNNNNNNNNNNNNNNNNNNNNNNNNNNNNNNNNNNNNNNNNNNNNNNNNNNNNNNNNNNNNNNNNNNNNNNNNNNNNNNNNNNNNNNNNNNNNNNNNNNNNNNNNNNNNNNNNNNNNNNNNNNNNNNNNNNNNNNNNNNNNNNNNNNN
This genomic window from Piliocolobus tephrosceles isolate RC106 chromosome 6, ASM277652v3, whole genome shotgun sequence contains:
- the LOC113219706 gene encoding myosin-6-like — its product is MTDAQMADFGAAAQYLRKSEKERLEAQTRPFDIRTECFVPDDKEEFVKAKIVSREGGKVTAETENGKTVTVKEDQVLQQNPPKFDKIEDMAMLTFLHEPAVLFNLKERYAAWMIYTYSGLFCVTVNPYKWLPVYNAEVVAAYRGKKRSEAPPHIFSISDNAYQYMLTDRENQSILITGESGAGKTVNTKRVIQYFASIAAIGDRGKKDNANANKGTLEDQIIQANPALEAFGNAKTVRNDNSSRFGKFIRIHFGATGKLASADIETYLLEKSRVIFQLKAERNYHIFYQILSNKKPELLDMLLVTNNPYDYAFVSQGEVSVASIDDSEELMATDSAFDVLGFTSEEKAGVYKLTGAIMHYGNMKFKQKQREEQAEPDGTEDSPSPRKYSP